One window of the Trifolium pratense cultivar HEN17-A07 linkage group LG2, ARS_RC_1.1, whole genome shotgun sequence genome contains the following:
- the LOC123906747 gene encoding protein RICE SALT SENSITIVE 3: MEEHLTPLAVTHLLQHTLRSLCIHENSQWVYAVFWRILPRNYPPPKWEGQGAYDRSRGNRRNWILVWEDGFCNFAASAAAPEIKSGGSSDCPNSSSVYGNCELIQPYQGLQPELFFKMSHEIYNYGEGLIGKVAADHSHKWIYKEPNDQEINFLSAWHNSADSHPRTWEAQFLSGIKTIALIAVREGVVQLGAVHKVIEDLSYVVLLRKKFSYIESIPGVLLPHPSSSAYPYKLEPYGNIPSEQWHNYQGSYPPQQQSDQLYDHFNNMPMKVTPSMSSLEALLSKLPSVVPPQQSQQQHVLASQEQRALEFMGGMQKVAKEELDEEQQEEVYRPEQLDVGESSTSSMSRYQHHHHFHQDHHLGNGSNNNNGF, translated from the exons atggaAGAACATCTAACTCCATTAGCTGTTActcatcttcttcaacacaCTCTAAGAAGTTTATGCATCCATGAAAATTCTCAATGGGTTTATGCTGTTTTTTGGAGGATCTTGCCTAGAAACTACCCTCCACCCAA ATGGGAAGGACAAGGGGCATATGATAGATCAAGAGGAAACAGAAGGAATTG GATATTAGTTTGGGAAGATGGATTCTGCAATTTTGCAGCATCAGCAGCAGCACCTGAAATAAAGTCTGGTGGTAGTAGTGATTGTCCTAACTCATCATCAGTTTATGGTAACTGTGAATTAATTCAACCTTACCAAGGTCTTCAACCTGAACTTTTCTTCAAGATGTCACATGAGATCTATAACTATGGTGAAGG ATTGATTGGAAAAGTAGCTGCAGATCATAGTCACAAGTGGATATACAAAGAACCTAATGATCAAGAAATTAACTTCTTGTCAGCATGGCATAATTCAGCTGATTCA CACCCTAGGACTTGGGAAGCTCAGTTCTTGTCTGGTATAAAG ACTATAGCCCTCATTGCTGTTAGAGAAGGTGTTGTTCAATTAGGAGCTGTTCATAAG GTGATTGAAGACTTAAGCTATGTGGTTCTATTAAGAAAAAAGTTCAGCTACATTGAAAGCATACCAGGAGTACTACTACCACACCCATCATCATCAGCATACCCTTACAAACTAGAACCCTATGGTAATATTCCATCAGAACAATGGCATAATTACCAAGGAAGTTATCCACCACAACAACAAAGTGATCAATTATATGATCATTTCAATAACATGCCAATGAAAGTAACACCATCAATGAGTAGTCTTGAAGCATTACTCTCAAAGTTACCTTCAGTTGTTCCACCACAacaatcacaacaacaacatgttTTAGCATCACAAGAACAAAGAGCATTGGAATTTATGGGAGGAATGCAAAAAGTTGCAAAAGAAGAGTTAGATGAAGAACAACAAGAAGAGGTATATAGACCTGAACAACTTGATGTTGGTGAGAGTAGCACTAGTTCTATGTCAAGgtatcaacatcatcatcatttccATCAAGATCATCATCTTGGGAATGGATCAAACAATAATAATGGATTTTGA